A genomic region of Friedmanniella luteola contains the following coding sequences:
- a CDS encoding histone-like nucleoid-structuring protein Lsr2, producing the protein MGTRTEVTQFDDIDGSTGDVRTIAIAVDGQQVEVDLSPANVAKLMTVLEPYLSAGRKAGGGGISSRRRRISGAAAASKSSYTQAIREWAQANNIQVSGRGRIKKEVLDAYQAAQG; encoded by the coding sequence ATGGGCACCCGCACCGAAGTAACGCAGTTCGACGACATCGACGGCAGCACCGGGGATGTCCGCACCATCGCGATCGCCGTGGACGGCCAGCAGGTCGAAGTTGACCTGTCGCCTGCTAACGTCGCCAAGCTGATGACCGTGCTTGAGCCGTACCTGAGCGCCGGACGGAAGGCTGGGGGCGGAGGCATTTCCAGCCGTCGCCGCCGCATCTCCGGGGCAGCCGCAGCGAGCAAGAGCAGTTACACGCAAGCGATCCGAGAGTGGGCTCAGGCCAACAACATTCAGGTCAGCGGGCGCGGACGGATCAAGAAGGAAGTCCTCGACGCCTACCAAGCCGCACAGGGCTAG
- a CDS encoding recombinase family protein, with protein sequence MDRLLVGYARVSTEHQDLTAQRDGLHALGVGDDRIYVDHGLTGTNRDRPGLRLALAACREGDTLVVTKLDRLARSLPDARDILEELTCRGVRLSMGGSVHDPTDPVGRLLFNVLAMVAEFEADLIRLRTREGMQVAREKGRLRGKQPKLKPNQAKHLLELHSLGTYTCAELAEMFNVSRSTIYRTLDRLRPSPPLEPERPFLTSAAADRQAPD encoded by the coding sequence ATGGACAGACTCCTTGTCGGGTACGCACGCGTTTCAACCGAACATCAAGACCTCACGGCTCAACGTGATGGCCTCCACGCCCTTGGAGTGGGCGACGACCGCATCTACGTCGATCATGGGCTTACAGGCACCAACCGGGACCGGCCCGGGTTGCGGCTTGCACTAGCTGCGTGCCGCGAGGGCGACACCTTGGTGGTCACGAAACTCGACCGGTTAGCGCGGTCGCTGCCCGATGCTCGCGACATCCTGGAGGAACTGACCTGCCGCGGCGTCCGGCTCAGCATGGGCGGTTCGGTCCACGACCCGACCGATCCTGTAGGCCGGCTGCTGTTCAACGTGTTAGCGATGGTGGCTGAGTTCGAGGCGGATCTGATTCGGCTGCGCACCAGAGAAGGCATGCAGGTCGCCCGAGAGAAGGGTCGGCTTCGCGGGAAGCAGCCGAAGCTGAAGCCGAACCAGGCCAAGCACCTGTTGGAGCTGCACAGCCTCGGGACCTACACCTGCGCTGAACTTGCCGAGATGTTCAACGTGAGTCGTTCGACGATCTATCGGACGCTGGACCGACTTCGCCCGTCGCCCCCGCTCGAGCCGGAAAGACCCTTCCTCACGTCTGCGGCCGCCGATCGACAGGCGCCAGACTGA
- a CDS encoding excalibur calcium-binding domain-containing protein yields MKKLPALLTATALALTGLAATTPAADAATNVCAGVSSCRVVASSDIDGDKEPDQVGIALTKTSTIVRVKTATRTMQTTSRDAWSFEPLHGIAAIDGVKGNEIVIGDLTGANTYWYRVITHRSGKLVTLNPGQKSPAVPNRWGTQASFSAYAGYSRTVSSTGAVSLVEKYALRNDTGSGYTGKNITYAWSGGKWVKKSTKTARYSSAAKAKAIYGWRIKGLPIDSEVIPRTYKSCTALVKDFPHGVGRFNAKDKTTTTPVTNFKVAVTTYYLNNGPRAGSQYDLDRDNDGIACEKH; encoded by the coding sequence ATGAAGAAACTCCCTGCGCTGCTCACGGCGACAGCGCTCGCCCTAACGGGGCTCGCGGCTACCACACCCGCCGCAGATGCCGCCACCAACGTCTGCGCAGGAGTGTCCAGCTGTCGTGTCGTCGCCTCGTCTGACATCGACGGCGACAAGGAGCCCGATCAGGTCGGGATCGCTCTGACTAAGACCTCGACGATCGTGCGCGTGAAAACGGCCACCAGAACGATGCAGACGACAAGCCGTGACGCGTGGTCGTTTGAGCCGCTTCACGGCATCGCCGCAATCGACGGTGTAAAGGGCAACGAGATCGTCATCGGGGACCTCACGGGGGCCAACACCTATTGGTATCGAGTCATCACGCATCGGTCAGGCAAGCTCGTCACGCTCAACCCCGGCCAGAAGTCACCGGCCGTTCCCAACCGCTGGGGAACTCAGGCGTCGTTCAGTGCCTACGCGGGGTACTCACGAACCGTTTCGTCTACCGGAGCCGTTTCGCTCGTCGAGAAGTATGCGCTGCGCAACGACACAGGTTCCGGCTATACCGGCAAGAACATCACCTACGCGTGGAGTGGCGGCAAGTGGGTGAAAAAGTCAACGAAGACTGCGCGCTACTCCAGTGCTGCGAAGGCCAAGGCGATCTACGGCTGGCGGATCAAGGGACTGCCCATCGACTCCGAAGTTATCCCGCGGACGTACAAGAGCTGCACCGCGCTCGTGAAGGACTTCCCGCATGGAGTCGGACGGTTCAACGCGAAGGACAAGACCACCACAACGCCAGTGACGAACTTCAAAGTGGCTGTGACCACCTACTATCTGAACAACGGCCCGCGGGCCGGCTCTCAGTACGATCTCGATCGTGACAACGACGGGATCGCCTGCGAGAAGCATTAG
- a CDS encoding class I SAM-dependent methyltransferase, protein MGPGQAPSLLQAKRSGRAVIGMDKDQSMVDLAARRHPTISFARAALPTLPCAGRILDAVTANFVLNHTPDPGAAARELRRVLRPGGRLVATIWTSQLVPLNQMWNDVMRHASVSPPPGLRLAAELDFDRTVEGFALLLTEAGFGQVECHEVRWTFQIEADDLWGAVEAGIAVIGQTYQAQDLSGRRRMRATYEEVAAALSIDGTLVLPSVALIAAARPAP, encoded by the coding sequence TTGGGACCGGGCCAGGCACCGTCGCTGCTGCAAGCAAAGCGCAGCGGCCGCGCGGTGATCGGCATGGATAAGGACCAGTCGATGGTGGACCTGGCTGCACGTCGCCACCCGACCATCAGTTTCGCCCGCGCAGCTCTTCCTACGCTTCCGTGTGCAGGCCGGATCCTCGATGCGGTCACCGCTAACTTCGTCCTCAACCACACCCCCGATCCAGGCGCCGCCGCCCGAGAGCTGCGACGAGTTCTGCGACCCGGCGGCCGGCTGGTGGCCACCATTTGGACTTCTCAGTTGGTGCCGCTCAACCAGATGTGGAACGACGTCATGCGGCACGCGTCGGTCTCACCGCCACCGGGGCTGCGGCTAGCGGCCGAACTGGACTTCGACCGCACGGTCGAAGGATTCGCCCTACTCCTCACCGAGGCCGGCTTCGGGCAGGTCGAGTGTCACGAAGTCCGGTGGACCTTCCAGATTGAGGCCGACGACTTGTGGGGCGCGGTCGAGGCGGGCATCGCCGTCATCGGCCAGACCTACCAGGCACAAGATCTCAGCGGCAGAAGGCGCATGCGCGCTACTTACGAGGAGGTTGCCGCTGCGCTGAGCATCGACGGAACGCTAGTTCTACCCAGCGTCGCCCTCATCGCGGCTGCTCGACCCGCCCCGTGA
- a CDS encoding YncE family protein, with amino-acid sequence MLVALLALLALAMPACTVSGTRSPSARSSPAPSTSATRPAVEPTSSTVKIAGRVAVAHPPPKMAIDPDNELYTSDHGTVTITDIDKAESGEFPRDSIEIGVVSGGLAVDPASGLLYAGTQTSTGQGVVAVVNIDRRLDNQTGAPRKFEVVDRIPLRSRGVPHQLALDREAHSLFVLTSALGTVAVIDTRNREIVAALPVGFRQSGGHEAVALGVDVDTRAGTAIVSGSARSWIIDTTSLTMTAVETGGGGPVTVDSTTGQAFIPNEGDGTVTVLDTTTGAIKKTIQAAFHSGTGALAINPDLQLAYLPVAQDGMLLVLDTKTLRLVRKIPPPVHAHSWGELAVDTTTNFLYAADGGTVTIVTSI; translated from the coding sequence ATGCTGGTCGCCCTCCTGGCTCTCCTCGCCCTCGCGATGCCAGCCTGCACCGTGTCAGGCACCCGTTCTCCTTCGGCGAGATCCAGTCCGGCGCCGTCGACCTCGGCGACCCGCCCTGCGGTCGAGCCGACGTCCAGCACCGTGAAGATCGCGGGCCGGGTCGCAGTGGCCCATCCGCCTCCGAAGATGGCCATCGACCCAGACAACGAGCTCTACACCAGCGACCACGGCACCGTGACCATCACCGACATCGACAAGGCGGAATCGGGAGAGTTTCCACGGGACAGCATCGAGATCGGCGTCGTGTCGGGCGGGCTCGCCGTGGACCCGGCATCCGGTCTGCTCTACGCAGGCACCCAGACCAGCACCGGGCAGGGTGTCGTCGCGGTCGTCAACATCGACCGGCGACTCGACAACCAGACGGGAGCTCCGCGCAAGTTTGAGGTCGTTGACCGAATCCCGCTACGGAGCAGGGGAGTGCCGCACCAGCTGGCGCTGGATCGTGAGGCGCACTCCCTCTTCGTGCTCACCAGCGCGCTCGGCACCGTCGCGGTCATCGACACCCGCAACCGAGAGATCGTGGCCGCCCTCCCGGTCGGCTTCCGCCAGAGTGGTGGCCACGAGGCCGTGGCGCTCGGCGTCGATGTCGACACGCGGGCCGGTACCGCCATCGTCAGCGGGAGCGCACGAAGCTGGATCATCGATACGACCTCACTCACCATGACAGCGGTCGAGACAGGTGGCGGCGGGCCAGTGACCGTCGACTCCACCACCGGGCAAGCCTTCATCCCCAACGAAGGGGATGGCACGGTCACCGTTCTCGACACCACCACCGGTGCCATCAAGAAGACGATCCAAGCCGCCTTCCACAGCGGCACGGGCGCTCTCGCAATCAACCCGGACCTCCAGCTCGCCTACCTGCCCGTCGCGCAGGACGGGATGCTGCTGGTGCTCGACACGAAGACACTCCGACTCGTCAGGAAGATCCCCCCTCCTGTCCACGCACACTCCTGGGGCGAGCTCGCGGTCGACACCACCACCAACTTCCTCTACGCCGCCGACGGCGGAACCGTCACCATCGTCACCAGCATCTAG
- a CDS encoding nuclear transport factor 2 family protein → MAANSESARLRELETQRLAAVVAGNAEMLDELHASSFVLCTPSGDVWSRQHYLDGLVDGTINYLRFAPVTPIEVIPDLHLAVLRYRSEIEISVGGGTPGHLACWHLDVYQREGKAWRCRWSQATDTITD, encoded by the coding sequence ATGGCCGCCAACTCTGAGTCCGCCCGGCTTCGAGAATTGGAGACGCAACGTCTCGCGGCCGTTGTCGCGGGCAACGCCGAGATGCTGGACGAACTCCACGCCTCAAGCTTCGTCCTGTGCACGCCCAGCGGGGACGTCTGGAGCAGGCAGCACTACCTGGACGGGCTGGTCGACGGCACCATCAACTACCTGCGCTTCGCCCCCGTCACGCCGATCGAGGTCATTCCGGACCTTCACCTGGCTGTGCTGCGCTACCGGTCAGAGATCGAGATCAGCGTCGGGGGCGGCACTCCCGGTCACCTCGCGTGCTGGCATCTCGACGTCTACCAGCGCGAGGGCAAAGCTTGGCGCTGCCGGTGGTCCCAAGCGACCGACACCATCACCGACTGA
- a CDS encoding GNAT family N-acetyltransferase, with translation MDLAGAESSLHERFELACAAATTAGLPGTFGTAKVRGLRVVMTTAVGLGFLNSITVLDESSTADLSPVLDHLRATGMPPTCVVTGSVAPEVSRLLASLGFVATGLRPLAVLDLSADDVALTTSRLTVTEVVSAAERATFLDVLTAGYAASETVERFVRAEHSMGAIRGFLAWDGSTPVGAAALSIHGEWVVLGGAATLTQHRGAGVQAELLRYRLGVAAAAGARCATATAAANSPSARNLVRAGFRVVERTAWTRFLPSDPRTS, from the coding sequence CCACCACTGCCGGGCTGCCCGGAACGTTCGGGACGGCGAAAGTCCGCGGCTTGCGTGTGGTGATGACGACCGCCGTTGGCTTGGGCTTTCTGAACTCGATCACGGTATTGGACGAGTCCTCTACGGCCGACCTTTCGCCCGTGCTGGACCACCTTCGAGCCACCGGCATGCCGCCGACCTGCGTGGTGACCGGATCGGTGGCCCCGGAAGTTTCCCGGCTCCTGGCCAGCCTCGGGTTCGTGGCGACGGGGCTCAGGCCGCTCGCTGTCCTGGACCTATCGGCTGACGATGTGGCGCTCACTACCAGCCGGTTGACGGTGACTGAGGTGGTCAGCGCCGCCGAACGGGCGACCTTCTTGGACGTGTTGACCGCCGGATACGCCGCCTCGGAAACCGTCGAGCGCTTCGTCAGGGCGGAGCACTCGATGGGAGCGATTCGCGGATTTCTCGCCTGGGACGGCAGTACGCCGGTAGGCGCCGCCGCGCTGTCCATCCACGGAGAGTGGGTCGTCCTGGGTGGCGCGGCCACCCTCACCCAGCACCGCGGCGCCGGTGTCCAAGCCGAGCTGCTGCGGTATCGGCTGGGGGTGGCCGCTGCGGCGGGGGCCAGGTGCGCTACGGCCACCGCTGCGGCGAATTCACCGAGTGCGCGCAACCTCGTGCGAGCCGGCTTCCGAGTCGTCGAGCGGACTGCGTGGACCCGATTCCTACCGTCAGACCCGCGCACCAGCTAG